One part of the Chryseobacterium sp. 7 genome encodes these proteins:
- a CDS encoding phage tail protein — translation MNNLLPESLQQPHIIAFDLLAKKRFNAIELDTLLVYMIDSVPESVLRTLAIQFDLMGYNGWKLADTTEKKRDLIKRGIELHRYKGTLWAIKEALRTVGFPDATITEHVNHWAGFTIELGIGQNAVDPQRIEDALAMVKAYKNERSHLMGFEFKLDFDEDLTIKDDSYEAPGIESEDAVFLGGDFTYDGTYTYNGEKNYNNDNDVLEIIIS, via the coding sequence ATGAATAATCTCCTGCCCGAGAGCTTGCAGCAACCCCATATTATCGCTTTTGACCTTTTGGCCAAAAAGCGTTTTAATGCCATAGAGCTAGATACTCTGCTCGTATATATGATTGATTCCGTACCGGAATCAGTCCTAAGAACATTAGCGATTCAGTTTGATCTCATGGGCTACAATGGATGGAAACTCGCAGACACCACCGAAAAGAAAAGAGACCTTATCAAAAGAGGAATTGAGCTTCACAGGTATAAAGGGACGCTCTGGGCCATCAAAGAAGCCCTGAGAACAGTCGGATTTCCCGATGCAACCATTACAGAGCATGTAAACCACTGGGCAGGATTTACCATTGAACTGGGTATTGGACAGAATGCTGTAGATCCACAGCGTATTGAAGATGCTCTGGCCATGGTCAAAGCCTATAAGAATGAACGCTCACATCTCATGGGATTTGAATTTAAACTCGATTTCGATGAGGATCTTACAATAAAAGATGACAGCTACGAAGCTCCCGGAATAGAAAGTGAAGACGCGGTATTCTTAGGGGGTGACTTTACATACGATGGAACCTACACCTACAATGGTGAAAAAAATTACAACAACGATAATGATGTTTTAGAAATCATAATAAGCTGA
- a CDS encoding GPW/gp25 family protein — MQVSDIPTKNWQLDLNNTGKVVTGYDDIQQCIALILSTRKGEDPLRPDFGSDIWKWLDKPLSASIPNMKREIIQALQSYEPRITIEKILHELDTTEGKSNVILGIIYKTGENYTGTFQYSLKQDTTPLALSASYLPDAFLYFIEMSLEGGEVTPASPQNGFLSINEMMKWVHQFWGNFGNWYLLIQENKVIVYINTQLGASGKLAITSVTGELHAPFPERYDLMNYNVVLKKEGKRISPWPSEGFETENEALNFVSQQYKDYGKWILKDNYLVLIASEPLDGYTLEINLLTKGAFSSDFNEDFEI, encoded by the coding sequence ATGCAAGTAAGCGATATCCCTACAAAAAACTGGCAGTTAGACCTTAACAATACAGGTAAGGTGGTCACCGGATATGATGATATTCAGCAGTGTATTGCTCTTATTCTCAGTACACGCAAAGGCGAAGATCCCCTGAGACCGGATTTTGGAAGTGATATCTGGAAATGGCTCGATAAACCCCTATCAGCATCAATTCCCAACATGAAAAGAGAAATCATTCAGGCCCTGCAATCATATGAACCCAGGATAACCATTGAAAAAATTCTTCATGAGCTGGATACAACAGAGGGTAAAAGCAATGTTATTTTGGGTATTATCTACAAAACCGGAGAGAATTACACGGGTACCTTTCAGTATTCCCTGAAACAGGACACCACGCCTTTGGCTCTTTCCGCTTCCTACCTGCCTGATGCATTCCTGTATTTCATTGAGATGTCTTTAGAGGGTGGGGAGGTTACTCCAGCGAGTCCACAAAATGGTTTCCTGTCTATTAATGAAATGATGAAATGGGTTCATCAATTTTGGGGAAATTTTGGCAATTGGTATCTACTCATCCAGGAAAACAAGGTGATTGTGTATATCAATACCCAATTAGGAGCATCCGGTAAACTAGCCATCACAAGTGTTACTGGTGAATTACACGCACCATTTCCAGAGAGATACGATCTTATGAATTACAATGTTGTATTAAAGAAAGAGGGGAAAAGAATATCGCCATGGCCATCAGAAGGTTTTGAGACAGAAAATGAAGCGTTGAATTTCGTAAGTCAGCAATACAAAGACTATGGGAAGTGGATCTTGAAAGACAATTATTTAGTGCTCATAGCAAGTGAGCCTTTAGATGGCTATACGTTAGAAATTAACCTATTAACAAAAGGGGCTTTTAGCTCTGATTTTAATGAAGACTTTGAAATATAA
- a CDS encoding phage late control D family protein, whose protein sequence is METIDQIYIKVLYNGKNITADVSKSLMSLGYTDHMSEADTLDITLEDSQGKWQSEWYPEKGATITAQIGILGAEVLDCGIFEIDEIELYGSPDAVNIRCIAAGFKQGQKRTLKSHVHEKKTLSQIVHTIAADLGLKVIGSISNITVERLVQQKKGNLTTLKKLASRYGYTFNVRDQNLIFIKNEELEGKQAVAYFDKTDLISFSLTDRTFGTYSSASIRFHNPEAGSIIEYKTSEGGLPNADDILHLEQSVDSIEQAQQMTKSALREANKMQQSGNISLPGSVVLISGNIISLHRLGRLSGDYLIKSASHTLSSTSGWLVDAEIYKVGGKEELEKQTERNTPKKIKKTAASKF, encoded by the coding sequence ATGGAAACAATAGATCAGATATACATCAAAGTACTCTATAATGGTAAAAACATTACCGCAGATGTAAGCAAAAGCCTCATGTCTTTGGGGTATACCGATCATATGTCAGAAGCTGATACACTGGATATAACCCTGGAAGATTCACAGGGTAAATGGCAATCTGAGTGGTATCCGGAGAAAGGAGCCACAATTACCGCTCAAATCGGAATTTTAGGAGCTGAGGTCTTAGATTGCGGAATCTTTGAAATTGATGAGATTGAATTGTACGGCAGCCCCGATGCAGTCAATATACGCTGTATCGCAGCCGGATTTAAACAGGGACAGAAAAGAACCCTAAAAAGCCATGTTCACGAAAAGAAAACCCTTTCTCAGATCGTGCATACCATCGCAGCAGATCTAGGATTGAAAGTCATTGGCTCTATCAGTAATATAACAGTAGAAAGGCTCGTGCAGCAGAAAAAAGGCAATCTGACCACGCTCAAAAAACTCGCTTCCAGATACGGCTATACCTTCAATGTCAGGGATCAGAATTTAATTTTTATTAAAAACGAAGAATTGGAGGGTAAACAGGCCGTAGCCTATTTCGATAAAACGGATCTAATCAGCTTCTCTTTAACGGATAGAACTTTTGGCACCTATAGCTCCGCATCTATCCGATTTCACAATCCGGAAGCAGGATCCATTATTGAGTATAAGACCTCTGAGGGAGGACTTCCCAATGCTGATGATATCCTGCATTTAGAACAGAGCGTAGATAGTATCGAGCAGGCACAGCAGATGACAAAATCAGCCCTCCGGGAAGCTAATAAAATGCAGCAATCAGGAAATATTTCCCTTCCCGGATCTGTGGTTCTAATAAGTGGCAATATCATTTCCCTGCATCGCCTGGGAAGACTTTCCGGGGATTATCTGATCAAAAGTGCTTCTCATACCTTGAGCAGTACCAGCGGCTGGCTGGTAGATGCAGAGATCTATAAGGTAGGAGGTAAGGAGGAGCTAGAAAAACAGACCGAAAGAAATACCCCGAAAAAAATAAAAAAGACAGCAGCCAGTAAGTTTTAA
- a CDS encoding tail protein X, which translates to MADTIQYITQDGERWDSISWKMYGTVREIPRLISANPQVPISERLKAGTVLEVPVLESYNLKADKDQLPPWKQ; encoded by the coding sequence ATGGCCGATACGATTCAATATATCACGCAAGATGGAGAGAGATGGGATTCCATTTCCTGGAAAATGTATGGAACCGTGAGAGAAATTCCACGATTAATTTCTGCTAATCCCCAGGTGCCCATTTCTGAAAGACTAAAAGCAGGTACAGTGCTGGAGGTTCCAGTATTGGAAAGTTACAACCTCAAAGCCGATAAAGACCAATTACCGCCATGGAAACAATAG
- a CDS encoding phage tail protein: MGVLQESAEWEKSIYQIEQSDVVRGGDPQSGGIANRQAQQLANRTKYLYDHFSKRKSLTIKQVSQSIQLTLPDIVDKDVVLDITASGKVVTVNTSGITEGQVMSFTALGTNRNAVKIETGIPIEATPDDEFKTDLWLHGGESFSAAFYGGKLYLTSGNIHLENIGEVRYGYTPQSFSLPANGTLVNRADFPRLWQMVSKYSKIVTDSQWLSGSGLNSGYFSSGNGTSTFRVPDLRGLFIRGLDAGRGIDLDRNSANIQDGSFQADALKKHKHLITDVHPYDGFALLGGGFNGGGNNFKWRNTETQEAGTYETRPQNIALTPYIRF, translated from the coding sequence ATGGGAGTTTTACAGGAATCAGCAGAGTGGGAAAAAAGCATCTATCAGATAGAACAGTCGGATGTAGTACGGGGAGGTGATCCCCAGTCCGGAGGAATTGCCAACCGACAGGCTCAGCAGCTGGCCAATAGAACGAAGTATCTTTATGATCATTTCAGCAAAAGAAAATCTCTAACCATCAAGCAGGTTTCACAGAGCATTCAATTGACTTTGCCTGATATCGTGGATAAAGACGTCGTTTTGGATATTACAGCCAGCGGCAAAGTGGTAACAGTAAATACTTCAGGCATTACTGAGGGCCAGGTTATGTCTTTCACCGCACTGGGGACAAACAGAAATGCCGTAAAAATAGAAACCGGAATCCCCATAGAAGCAACTCCCGATGATGAGTTTAAAACAGATTTGTGGTTACATGGCGGAGAAAGCTTTTCAGCAGCATTCTACGGAGGTAAACTCTATCTGACCAGTGGAAATATTCATCTGGAAAACATTGGCGAAGTACGCTATGGATATACCCCGCAATCTTTCTCTCTCCCGGCAAACGGCACTCTTGTTAACCGAGCGGATTTCCCAAGACTTTGGCAAATGGTCAGCAAATATTCCAAGATCGTTACAGACTCCCAGTGGCTCAGTGGCAGTGGTTTAAACAGCGGATATTTTTCTTCAGGCAATGGTACTTCTACTTTCAGGGTGCCGGATTTACGAGGTCTTTTCATTCGTGGATTAGACGCTGGAAGGGGCATAGACCTGGACAGAAATTCAGCAAACATTCAGGACGGATCTTTCCAGGCAGATGCTTTAAAAAAGCACAAACACCTCATTACCGATGTTCATCCCTATGATGGATTTGCACTGCTGGGAGGGGGATTTAATGGCGGAGGAAATAACTTTAAATGGAGAAATACTGAAACCCAGGAAGCAGGAACCTATGAAACAAGACCGCAAAACATAGCACTAACACCTTATATAAGATTTTAA
- a CDS encoding phage tail protein codes for MIFQLGNKEFSGLYAPESWSYSGNEAVLSQYDLIGSKPRLELGSETLEELSLQLTLRADFCNINQELQDFETWKSTGEILPLILGNGEYINDFVLKSAAKTISQTFSDGSPIEIQVSLSLLEVVPDADKKKINARKNARAVGDKEQINKLPPQPRTSEAQAHKALMDAQLKAWEAAEAANQTLQVDNPASLFDPVKKTVEEAQNSMTKAIDAISKTQQQIHNAAGIISALNHSMAQLTEGKSLMKEPFKPEEVKVSVLNVKNGIRAVNTASTVFTNDIILRKI; via the coding sequence ATGATATTTCAATTAGGCAATAAAGAATTTTCAGGGCTTTACGCCCCGGAAAGCTGGTCTTATTCCGGAAACGAGGCCGTACTCTCCCAGTATGATTTGATAGGCTCCAAGCCAAGGCTTGAGTTGGGGAGTGAAACCCTGGAAGAATTATCCCTACAGCTCACCTTAAGAGCCGACTTCTGTAATATCAATCAGGAATTACAGGATTTTGAAACCTGGAAAAGCACAGGAGAAATATTACCGCTGATATTAGGCAATGGGGAGTATATCAACGATTTTGTACTCAAATCCGCAGCGAAGACCATCTCGCAGACTTTCAGCGATGGCTCCCCTATTGAGATCCAGGTTTCGCTGTCTCTCTTAGAAGTTGTCCCTGATGCTGATAAGAAAAAAATCAATGCAAGGAAAAATGCACGGGCTGTTGGAGATAAAGAGCAGATCAATAAGCTCCCCCCACAACCCAGAACATCAGAAGCACAGGCCCATAAAGCACTCATGGATGCCCAGTTAAAAGCATGGGAGGCCGCTGAGGCCGCCAATCAAACCCTCCAAGTGGACAATCCCGCGTCTTTATTTGACCCCGTGAAAAAAACGGTGGAAGAAGCTCAAAACAGCATGACCAAAGCAATAGATGCTATTTCCAAAACCCAGCAGCAGATCCATAATGCAGCCGGTATTATTTCAGCCCTTAACCACTCTATGGCTCAGCTCACAGAGGGTAAAAGTTTAATGAAAGAGCCTTTTAAACCAGAAGAGGTAAAAGTTTCTGTTTTGAATGTAAAGAACGGAATCAGGGCGGTTAATACCGCTTCTACCGTATTCACTAATGATATTATTCTAAGAAAAATATAA
- a CDS encoding baseplate J/gp47 family protein — protein sequence MEAPEFIDIDPETIIREIKSDYEQMTGQTLYPGQVEQLLINALAYREVLLRTQIQNAATQNLVAFSSAPFLDFLGDLVGVKRLPPSKAFVQVKMKCTPGHGVLTIPKGIRIQSNNTGEVFALMEDVILQADEDEKTASLVSVNNGAQANGLNPGEISIILDPQPYLYSVTNINTSTGGSNEESDEALRQRIMLAPQSFSNAGSRGAYAFFARSANAAIMDVGITSPVPGQVNIYPLMKDGELPSQGILDEVKMACNDEKVRPLTDTVIVLPPTAKSYQIDVDLTLITGALSSEVIAMVHDKLINYASSRKMKTGLDVVIEKIIGEAMKVDSVYEVKVNSPLSTILVGEDQVALCSGVNVKVTGYSDE from the coding sequence ATGGAAGCACCTGAATTTATAGATATAGACCCTGAAACCATTATCCGCGAGATAAAATCGGACTACGAGCAGATGACCGGGCAGACCCTTTATCCCGGACAGGTAGAACAATTGCTGATTAATGCCTTGGCCTATCGTGAAGTATTATTAAGAACACAGATCCAAAACGCCGCAACACAGAATCTGGTCGCCTTCAGCTCTGCTCCCTTTTTAGATTTCCTGGGAGATCTGGTCGGCGTAAAAAGACTTCCACCTTCTAAGGCTTTCGTTCAGGTAAAAATGAAATGTACGCCAGGACACGGAGTTCTCACCATACCAAAGGGCATCAGAATTCAGTCTAATAATACCGGGGAGGTATTTGCTCTCATGGAGGATGTCATCCTTCAGGCTGATGAAGATGAAAAAACAGCATCACTTGTCAGTGTGAATAACGGCGCACAGGCTAATGGATTGAATCCCGGGGAAATATCAATCATATTGGACCCTCAGCCTTATCTGTATTCTGTCACTAATATCAATACCTCCACAGGAGGAAGTAATGAAGAATCGGACGAAGCTTTGCGCCAGCGTATTATGCTGGCCCCACAATCATTCAGCAATGCGGGAAGCCGCGGAGCGTATGCTTTTTTTGCACGCAGCGCCAATGCGGCAATTATGGATGTAGGAATCACCTCCCCTGTTCCGGGACAGGTTAATATTTATCCATTAATGAAAGATGGAGAATTACCCAGCCAGGGCATTTTAGATGAAGTAAAGATGGCATGTAACGATGAAAAAGTACGGCCCCTCACAGACACAGTTATCGTACTGCCCCCTACCGCTAAAAGTTACCAGATTGATGTTGATCTCACATTAATCACAGGGGCTTTAAGTTCGGAAGTTATCGCTATGGTACATGATAAACTCATCAATTATGCCAGCAGCAGGAAGATGAAAACAGGACTTGACGTGGTTATCGAAAAAATTATAGGAGAAGCCATGAAAGTAGATTCTGTGTATGAGGTTAAGGTAAATTCACCTTTATCGACAATCCTTGTCGGTGAAGATCAGGTGGCCCTATGCTCGGGGGTCAATGTTAAAGTAACAGGATATAGCGATGAATAA